Proteins from a single region of Apium graveolens cultivar Ventura chromosome 7, ASM990537v1, whole genome shotgun sequence:
- the LOC141674871 gene encoding uncharacterized protein LOC141674871 has protein sequence MRELKISESYRDKRDRSSSPDERRKTYRRSSSPKKSARGKETTKDSGRPYTSKWQTHTPLVASIDHIYATYVGKGVFRKATPLTDYNKRDTSKYCAYHEATGHDTADCRQLKDEIETLIRQGKLTEWVVKEVRRHRTDYHTVPPPPPEDKERIPRAGSIHIILGGSHIGGDSRKAMDRYAREAKDKPHTNVNHLSQRPPELFEREVDDIVFKENDAKLVHYPHTDALVIKMKIGTVNVHRAMVDTGSSADVLTYDAYKKLGLLDRELTSTGILKSCQYESRVCYNQALKAAESRNASKEIAEAGECDIPMEEAEGRKRIRSKGHETCNLISIEELPENYFEHMGIHVEPRPEALLMEASQPIMLIQEGIVEEASDEEESPEQIIATLRRGKWAHKETTITMDPPDGITRTVTATSERLINPTQAHQTELKDAEGLAITEMEKTSEARADLDPRMPSMVERAGAVEDTIPILVDPNDPSKVLRIGSNLSPDLREDLARFLRENLDVFAWSHSDMIGIDPNDICHRLNLDPKKKGVRQKRRPISGERAEALREEVDRLMEAGLVREAFYPVWLANPVLVKKPNGKGIEANPAKIQALLGMRSPRRVKDVQSLTGRVAALNRFVSKSSDKCQEFFKAIKGVGRNFKWTEECEEAFQNIKKHLSSPPMLTNPKAGETLILYLAVSDFAISAVLVREEDGVQLPVDYKPRTAIKGQALADFVLEFPPHQEVEPGALVVIPSTEEVGLERQNSAPWWSLYVDGASNGDGAGAGIELISPEAHKIRHATHLAFHATNNDAEYEALINGLKLALEMKVENLNVFSDSMIVVYQINGGYQAKGPRTELYLKCAQRIIARFNEVRLELIPCGQNEGADELAKLGSRRESTLLGTVPLDIQRQPSVPEHEVGSLNNELGPTWMTSILAYIREGSLSDEKNEARRIKYKAARYVIYDEILYRRGFSVPLLKCIHGEECNYILRELAL, from the exons ATGAGAGAGCTGAAAATCAGCGAAAGCTATCGAGACAAGAGGGACCGATCCTCAAGCCCTGACGAAAGGAGGAAGACATATCGGCGTAGTTCGAGCCCGAAAAAGTCTGCCCGTGGCAAAGAGACCACTAAAGATTCGGGAAGACCTTATACAAGCAAATGGCAGACACACACCCCTCTGGTAGCCTCTATCGACCACATATATGCTACATATGTGGGGAAGGGGGTATTCAGGAAGGCAACTCCTCTCACAGACTACAATAAAAGAGACACTTCGAAGTATTGTGCATACCATGAGGCCACCGGACATGATACAGCTGATTGTAGACAACTAAAGGATGAGATCGAGACTTTGATTAGACAAGGGAAGCTTACGGAGTGGGTTGTCAAGGAGGTTCGAAGACACAGGACGGATTATCATACCGTCCCTCCTCCACCCCCAGAAGACAAAGAAAGGATCCCTCGGGCTGGTAGtattcatattattctaggcgggtctcacATTGGTGGAGACAGCCGGAAGGCGATGGACAGATATGCCCGGGAAGCAAAGGACAAGCCGCACACCAACGTCAATCATCTAAGCCAAAGGCCCCCGGAGCTCTTTGAAAGGGAGGTCGATGATATCGTGTTTAAAGAGAATGATGCAAAATTGGTGCATTACCCTCATACCGATGCCCTagtcataaaaatgaagattgggaCGGTGAATGTTCACCGAGCAATGGTGGACACCGGAAGCTCGGCTGATGTTTTGACTTATGATGCCTACAAAAAACTGGGATTATTGGatagagaattaacctcaacag GCATCTTGAAGAGCTGTCAATACGAATCCAGGGTCTGCTACAACCAGGCACTCAAAGCGGCCGAGTCAAGAAATGCCTCAAAGGAGATAGCTGAAGCAGGTGAGTGTGACATCCCCATGGAAGAGGCAGAGGGCAGGAAAAGAATACGTTCTAAGGGCCACGAGACTTGTAATTTGATTTCAATTGAGGAGTTGCCCGAGAACTACTTCGAGCACATGGGAATTCATGTGGAACCACGCCCAGAGGCCTTACTAATGGAAGCATCTCAGCCCATCATGTTGATACAAGAGGGGATTGTAGAGGAagcaagtgatgaagaagagagcccAGAACAAATCATTGCAACACTTAGGAGAGGGAAGTGGGCGCACAAAGAAACGACAATCACTATGGACCCACCCGACGGAATCACTCGAACTGTAACTGCGACCTCTGAACGCTTGATAAACCCGACCCAAGCTCACCAAACCGAGCTCAAGGATGCGGAAGGTTTGGCAATCACGGAAATGGAAAAAACTAGCGAGGCTCGAGCAGATCTAGACCCGAGAATGCCCTCAATGGTCGAGAGGGCCGGGGCCGTAGAGGACACAATCCCGATCTTGGTAGACCCAAATGATCCCTCCAAGGTACTCAGAATAGGCTCTAACCTAAGTCCTGACTTGAGAGAGGATCTAGCCCGCTTCCTAAGGGAGaatttggatgtctttgcatggtcacactcCGATATGATAGGGATTGACCCAAATGACATATGCCACCGGCTCAACTTGGACCCGAAAAAGAAGGGGGTTAGGCAAAAGAGACGGCCGATTAGTGGAGAGAGGGCAGAGGCCCTCAGAGAAGAAGTGGATAGATTAATGGAGGCAGGACTTGTGAGAGAAGCCTTCTACCCCGTGTGGCTGGCCAACCCTGTGCTTGTCAAGAAGCCCAATGgcaa AGGCATTGAGGCCAACCCAGCCAAGATACAAGCACTACTCGGGATGAGATCCCCTCGACGGGTGAAGGATGTTCAAAGCTTAACAGGACGAGTGGCTGCCTTAAACCGCTTCGTCTCAAAATCCTCCGATAAATGCCAAGAGTTCTTCAAAGCAATCAAAGGAGTGGGGAGGAACTTTAAGTGGACCGAAGAATGTGAGGAAGCCTTTCAGAACATAAAGAAGCATCTCAGTAGCCCTCCCATGTTGACCAACCCAAAAGCAGGAGAAACTTTGATCCTATACTTGGCCGTCTCCGACTTTGCAATAAGTGCAGTATTAGTCCGAGAGGAGGATGGTGTCCAGCTCCCg gtggattataagccaagGACTGCGATCAAAGGCCAAGCCCTGGCCGATTTTGTGCTAGAATTTCCCCCACATCAAGAAGTGGAGCCGGGAGCCCTTGTTGTTATACCTAGCACAGAAGAAGTTGGACTGGAGAGACAAAATAGTGCCCCATGGTGGAGCCTATATGTGGATGGTGCCTCTAACGGTGATGGAGCAGGAGCTGGAATCGAGCTAATCAGCCCAGAGGCTCACAAAATCAGACATGCGACCCATCTGGCCTTTCATGCAACCAACAATGATGCCGAGTATGAGGCCCTGATCAACGGTCTCAAGCTAGCTTTGGAAATGAAGGTCGAGAATTTGAATGTGTTTAGTGACTCCATGATTGTGGTCTATCAGATAAATGGGGGGTATCAAGCTAAGGGGCCGAGAACAGAGCTTTACCTGAAGTGCGCACAGAGGATAATCGCAAGATTCAACGAGGTGAGGCTGGAACTAATCCCGTGTGGGCAGAATGAAGGCGCGGACGAGCTAGCTAAGCTCGGTTCACGCCGCGAGAGCACTTTGCTAGGGACCGTGCCTCTTGATATACAGAGGCAACCTAGTGTGCCCGAGCACGAGGTGGGCAGCCTCAATAATGAGCTCGGCCCCACGTGGATGACATCTATTCTAGCATACATAAGAGAAGGTTCACTTTCGGATGAAAAGAACGAGGCAAGGAGAATAAAATACAAAGCAGCCCGCTATGTGATATACGACGAGATTCTATACAGAAGGGGGTTCAGTGTTCCTCTTCTGAAATGCATACATGGGGAGGAATGCAACTACATCCTAAGGGAA CTAGCACTGTAA
- the LOC141674870 gene encoding uncharacterized protein LOC141674870 has product MVRRNSSSSISKFAIYQGFNSVVSDEAILAANFKNNNGPSTEELTGFNMEERPRCQHGASYPLSMIILSWNCRGLGSPRTVRVPCDLVKSHKPDVLFLTETISFANKNEELRIKLGFAHCFTVDRVGRSGGLALFWKNNMDCEVTGFSRNHINANFSNNGTAVWFLSCFYGFLERARRQSSWDLICTLEGMTQLPWVIIGDFNDLLSELDFHKETKDYWLSLPAAHILPKLISVSNFMAHWGKNCFHKFRDKVKKQKELLAKLVNHFDNEEGDDNTKFFHASASSRKKTNRIPFLESDSGEQVANMDEFSEEDGCVSDTHNQLLVAELSFQEFTKVVKQMHPDKASGPDGLNPAFFQQFWPILGNEVYTCCRDWLKLNSFPANLNDTNVVLIPKKENACRMRDFRPIALCNVLYKILSKVLANRLKGILPHIISKNQAAFVPDRSINDNVLIVFELIRHMKKSGRGSEGDVAIKLDVSKAYDRVDWRFLKKRLSRALSKVAAEEVIHGIKVTSSTPAISHLLFADDSFLFFKANTVETEAIKSILDSYATVSGQCINYQKSGIFFSSNVKANTQTEILTLLGVHNDLQNNMYLGLPSLVRRSKKRVFGFIKERLWKLIQGWKAKKMWLLLFPPFSGSSDRKGINWVAWNGMSMSKCHGRLAFRNLYGYNVTLMAKHIERKWDRDKVLSIFSPSDAATILATNIPTLLAVDRLAWSRTTNGHYSVKFGYQMWHDRNIGVGLVTQSSG; this is encoded by the exons ATGGTTAGGCGAAATTCTAGCAGCAGCATATCAAAATTTGCTATATATCAGGGATTTAATTCTGTAGTTAGTGACGAGGCTATTTTGGCGGctaatttcaaaaataataatgGACCTAGTACAGAAGAATTAACTGGGTTTAATATGGAGGAGAGGCCCAGATGTCAACACGG AGCAAGCTACCCACTCTCAATGATTATCCTAAGTTGGAACTGTCGAGGGTTGGGTTCCCCTCGAACAGTTCGAGTTCCTTGTGACCTTGTCAAGTCACATAAGCCTGATGTCCTTTTTTTGACAGAAACCATTTCTTTTGCTAATAAGAACGAAGAGTTACGTATTAAACTTGGTTTTGCTCATTGTTTTACTGTAGATAGAGTTGGCCGTAGTGGTGGTTTAGCACTTTTTTGGAAAAATAATATGGATTGTGAAGTTACAGGCTTTTCTAGGAATCATATCAATGCAAATTTCAGTAATAATGGCACTGCTGTGTGGTTTCTTTCTTGTTTCTATGGCTTTCTTGAAAGAGCTCGTAGACAGAGTTCTTGGGATCTTATTTGCACTTTGGAAGGAATGACTCAGCTTCCATGGGTCATTATTGGTGATTTTAATGATCTTCTATCC GAACTAGATTTTCATAAAGAAACTAAAGATTACTGGCTCTCCCTTCCCGCAGCTCACATTCTTCCCAAATTAATCTCAGTCTCGAACTTTATGGCTCATTGGGGGAAGAATTGTTTCCACAAATTTCGAGACAAGGTAAAAAAGCAGAAGGAACTCTTAGCTAAGCTGGTAAATCACTTTGATAATGAAG AAGGAGATGACAACACTAAGTTTTTTCATGCTTCAGCCTCTTCTAGGAAAAAAACAAATCGAATTCCCTTTTTGGAATCGGATAGTGGTGAACAGGTGGCTAATATGGATG AATTTAGTGAGGAGGATGGGTGTGTTTCTGACACACATAATCAGTTGCTAGTGGCGGAATTATCTTTTCAGGAGTTTACTAAGGTTGTTAAGCAGATGCATCCGGACAAAGCAAGTGGTCCGGATGGTCTAAACCCTGCATTCTTCCAACAGTTTTGGCCTATTTTAGGCAATGAAGTGTATACTTGTTGCAGAGATTGGTTAAAGTTAAATTCTTTTCCAGCAAATTTAAATGACACGAATGTTGTGCTTATCCCGAAGAAAGAAAATGCTTGCAGAATGAGAGATTTTCGGCCAATAGCACTTTGCAATGTCTTGTACAAGATTTTGTCTAAGGTGTTAGCAAATCGATTAAAAGGTATCCTTCCTCATATTATCTCGAAGAACCAAGCAGCCTTTGTACCTGATAGGAGCATTAACGATAATGTTTTGATTGTATTTGAACTCATTCGCCATATGAAGAAGTCAGGTAGAGGCAGTGAAGGTGATGTTGCTATAAAGCTGGACGTCTCAAAGGCGTATGATCGAGTGGATTGGAGGTTCTTGAAGAAGC GTTTGTCGAGGGCCCTATCTAAAGTTGCAGCCGAGGAGGTCATCCATGGTATCAAGGTCACTAGCTCAACACCGGCTATTTCCCACCTTTTATTTGCAGATGACTCTTTCTTGTTCTTTAAAGCTAATACTGTCGAAACGGAGGCAATCAAATCTATTCTGGATAGCTATGCTACTGTTTCAGGACAATGTATTAACTACCAAAAGTCAGGAATTTTCTTTAGCTCTAATGTCAAAGCAAACACTCAAACTGAGATCTTAACATTGCTAGGGGTGCACAATGATTTGCAGAACAATATGTATTTAGGCCTCCCATCTCTGGTTAGAAGGTCAAAGAAACGGGTTTTTGGTTTCATTAAAGAGAGATTATGGAAGCTTATTCAAGGGTGGAAAGCTAAGAAAATGTGGCTACTTCTATTCCCTCCTTTT TCGGGTTCTTCGGATAGAAAAGGAATTAATTGGGTGGCCTGGAATGGTATGTCTATGTCCAAATGTCATGGTAGATTAGCTTTTCGGAATCTATATGGCTACAATGTTACTCTTATGGCGAAGCAT ATTGAAAGAAAATGGGACAGAGATAAAGTTCTAAGCATTTTCTCTCCAAGTGATGCTGCAACCATCTTGGCAACCAATATTCCTACTCTCCTAGCTGTAGACCGGTTAGCTTGGTCTCGAACTACTAATGGACATTACTCAGTTAAATTCGGATATCAAATGTGGCATGATCGAAATATTGGTGTTGGTTTAGTAACTCAGTCTAGTGGGTAG